Proteins encoded together in one Gallus gallus isolate bGalGal1 chromosome 18, bGalGal1.mat.broiler.GRCg7b, whole genome shotgun sequence window:
- the SUMO2 gene encoding small ubiquitin-related modifier 2, which produces MADEKPKEGVKTENNDHINLKVAGQDGSVVQFKIKRHTPLSKLMKAYCERQGLSMRQIRFRFDGQPINETDTPAQLEMEDEDTIDVFQQQTGGVY; this is translated from the exons ATGGCCGACGAGAAGCCTAAG GAAGGAGTGAAGACTGAAAACAATGACCACATTAATCTGAAGGTGGCAGGGCAAGATGGGTCTGTGGTGCAGTTTAAGATTAAGAGGCATACACCACTTAGTAAACTAATGAAAGCCTATTGTGAACGACAG GGATTGTCGATGAGGCAAATCAGATTCCGGTTCGATGGGCAGCCAATTAATGAAACAGACACACCTGCACAG TTGGAAATGGAGGATGAAGATACAATTGATGTGTTCcagcaacaaacaggaggagtttactaa
- the SUMO2 gene encoding small ubiquitin-related modifier 2 isoform X1 has protein sequence MADEKPKEGVKTENNDHINLKVAGQDGSVVQFKIKRHTPLSKLMKAYCERQGLSMRQIRFRFDGQPINETDTPAQCCSRSHLHI, from the exons ATGGCCGACGAGAAGCCTAAG GAAGGAGTGAAGACTGAAAACAATGACCACATTAATCTGAAGGTGGCAGGGCAAGATGGGTCTGTGGTGCAGTTTAAGATTAAGAGGCATACACCACTTAGTAAACTAATGAAAGCCTATTGTGAACGACAG GGATTGTCGATGAGGCAAATCAGATTCCGGTTCGATGGGCAGCCAATTAATGAAACAGACACACCTGCACAG TGCTGTAGCCGAAGCCATTTGCACATttga
- the NUP85 gene encoding nuclear pore complex protein Nup85 isoform X1: MEEPDTEPPLTVVPGADPARTQLCFEWGPAEMLLCETLFGRRGGERRGAPGGSAGPAPTGCGVAGGGDGAPGPSRVFVVRRDQDIYMETLRKLFNESHGIFVGLQRCEEERAARARNAQLVQVSKNYRSVIRACMEDMHQAAISARDSALHSQYSIQLCFFQVSILSAMELIWNLCEILFVEAAPAGPLLLRLLDWVQLHICDVDNMVREVLGSENPSKHKLFWNVVDIFVLQGRMDEARHLLSKEAIANPTSMNMYKILDDLMKKMPVPSLGNTQTLTEMELKWQHWHEECQRYLQDGTFASNSHMESICKILLGDENAILEKKELMTTWYHFLVTRLLYSHPTVKPMELRFYAQSSMDMFLGEESNPEPLDTILMAAFEFELHQVIKECSVALSNWWFVAHLTDLLDHCKLLQSHNLYFGSNMREFLLLEYASGLFSHHSLWQLGVDYFDHCPEYGRVYLELHIERIPLNTEQKALKVLRICEQRQMHEQVRSICKIMAMKALRNNRLGSALSWSIRAKDAAFATLISDRFLKDYCERGYFSDLDLIDNLGPSMLLSDRLTFLGKYREFHRLYGEKRFSEAARLLLMLMTAHIAPCSFWMTLLTDALPLLEQKEVIFSAEQTYELMRCLEDLTARKLDKQKFQDDDVETMKVEMLRLALARNLARVIVKEGTLEGS, from the exons ATGGAGGAGCCCGACACGGAGCCGCCGCTGACG GTGGTGCCGGGCGCCGACCCGGCCCGGACGCAGCTGTGCTTCGAGTGGGGCCCCGCCGAGATGCTGCTGTGCGAGACGCTCTTCGGCCGGAGAGGTGGGGAGCGCCGCGGGGCGCCGGGAGGCAGCGCGGGTCCGGCCCCGACGGGGTGCGGCGTTGCGGGCGGCGGGGACGGAGCGCCGGGCCCCTCCCGCGTCTTCGTGGTCCGCAGGGATCAGGACATCTACATGGAGACGCTGCGGAAGCTCTTCAACGAATCACACGGCATCTTCGTTGGGCTGCAGCGCTGCGAGGAGGAGCGAGCCGCGAGGGCGAGGAACGCGCA ATTAGTCCAAGTGAGTAAGAACTACCGCTCGGTCATAAGAGCCTGCATGGAGGACATGCACCAGGCTGCAA TTTCAGCCCGGGACTCTGCCCTGCACAGCCAGTACAGCATTCAG ctctgcttttttcaGGTTTCTATTCTCTCTGCTATGGAGCTGATCTGGAATCTGTGTGAGATTCTGTTTGTCGAAGCAGCTCCAG CTGGTCCTCTCCTGCTTCGTCTCCTTGACTGGGTTCAGCTTCACATCTGTGATGTAGACAACATGGTCCGTGAAGTTCTGGGCAGCGAAAATCCATCAAAACACAAGCTCTTCTGGAATGTG GTGGATATCTTTGTGCTGCAAGGCCGAATGGATGAAGCACGCCACTTGCTCTCCAAGGAAGCTATTGCAAATCCCACATCAATGAACATGTACAAAATCCTGGATGACTTGATGAAGAAGATGCCTGTGCCCAGT CTTGGTAACACCCAAACGTTGACTGAGATGGAGCTGAAATGGCAGCACTGGCATGAAGAATGTCAACGTTATCTACAGGATGGAACCTTTGCTTCCAATTCCCACATGGAATCCATCTGCAAG aTCCTGCTGGGAGATGAGAATGCCATActagaaaaaaaggaactcaTGACTACTTGGTACCACTTTCTGGTTACTCGACTCCTGTATTCACATCCAACTGTGAAGCCAATGGAACTGCGGTTCTATGCACAG TCTAGCATGGACATGTTCCTGGGTGAAGAAAGCAACCCTGAGCCTCTAGACACAATTTTAATGGCAGCCTTTGAATTTGAGCTTCACCAAGTGATCAAGGAGTGCAG CGTTGCTCTGAGCAACTGGTGGTTTGTGGCTCATCTGACTGACCTTCTGGATCACTGTAAACTCCTGCAATCTCACAATCTTTA TTTTGGTTCAAACATGCGTGAATTTCTTTTGCTAGAGTACGCCTCAGGACTCTTCTCCCACCACAG TCTGTGGCAGCTGGGGGTGGATTACTTTGACCACTGTCCAGAATATGGCAGGGTCTATTTGGAACTTCATATTGAGCGGATACCCCTTAACACAGAACAGAAGGCCCTCAAAGTGCTGAGGATCTGTGAGCAGAGACAGATGCATGAACAAG TCCGAAGCATCTGTAAAATCATGGCCATGAAAGCTCTGCGAAATAATCGGTTGGGCTCTGCCCTGTCTTGGAGCATCAGAGCCAAGGATGCAGCTTTTGCTACACTAATATCAGATCG ATTCCTTAAGGACTACTGCGAAAGGGGATACTTTTCTGACTTAGACCTCATTGATAATTTGGGACCATCCATGCTGCTTAGTGACCGGCTGACATTTCTTG GGAAGTACCGTGAATTCCACCGTCTGTATGGGGAGAAGCGGTTCTCTGAAGCTGCCAGGTTGCTTCTGATGCTGATGACTGCTCATATTGCCCCATGCTCCTTCTGGATGACCCTGCTGACAGATGCCCTtcccctgctggagcagaaagaG
- the NUP85 gene encoding nuclear pore complex protein Nup85: protein MEEPDTEPPLTVVPGADPARTQLCFEWGPAEMLLCETLFGRRGGERRGAPGGSAGPAPTGCGVAGGGDGAPGPSRVFVVRRDQDIYMETLRKLFNESHGIFVGLQRCEEERAARARNAQLVQVSKNYRSVIRACMEDMHQAAISARDSALHSQYSIQVSILSAMELIWNLCEILFVEAAPAGPLLLRLLDWVQLHICDVDNMVREVLGSENPSKHKLFWNVVDIFVLQGRMDEARHLLSKEAIANPTSMNMYKILDDLMKKMPVPSLGNTQTLTEMELKWQHWHEECQRYLQDGTFASNSHMESICKILLGDENAILEKKELMTTWYHFLVTRLLYSHPTVKPMELRFYAQSSMDMFLGEESNPEPLDTILMAAFEFELHQVIKECSVALSNWWFVAHLTDLLDHCKLLQSHNLYFGSNMREFLLLEYASGLFSHHSLWQLGVDYFDHCPEYGRVYLELHIERIPLNTEQKALKVLRICEQRQMHEQVRSICKIMAMKALRNNRLGSALSWSIRAKDAAFATLISDRFLKDYCERGYFSDLDLIDNLGPSMLLSDRLTFLGKYREFHRLYGEKRFSEAARLLLMLMTAHIAPCSFWMTLLTDALPLLEQKEVIFSAEQTYELMRCLEDLTARKLDKQKFQDDDVETMKVEMLRLALARNLARVIVKEGTLEGS from the exons ATGGAGGAGCCCGACACGGAGCCGCCGCTGACG GTGGTGCCGGGCGCCGACCCGGCCCGGACGCAGCTGTGCTTCGAGTGGGGCCCCGCCGAGATGCTGCTGTGCGAGACGCTCTTCGGCCGGAGAGGTGGGGAGCGCCGCGGGGCGCCGGGAGGCAGCGCGGGTCCGGCCCCGACGGGGTGCGGCGTTGCGGGCGGCGGGGACGGAGCGCCGGGCCCCTCCCGCGTCTTCGTGGTCCGCAGGGATCAGGACATCTACATGGAGACGCTGCGGAAGCTCTTCAACGAATCACACGGCATCTTCGTTGGGCTGCAGCGCTGCGAGGAGGAGCGAGCCGCGAGGGCGAGGAACGCGCA ATTAGTCCAAGTGAGTAAGAACTACCGCTCGGTCATAAGAGCCTGCATGGAGGACATGCACCAGGCTGCAA TTTCAGCCCGGGACTCTGCCCTGCACAGCCAGTACAGCATTCAG GTTTCTATTCTCTCTGCTATGGAGCTGATCTGGAATCTGTGTGAGATTCTGTTTGTCGAAGCAGCTCCAG CTGGTCCTCTCCTGCTTCGTCTCCTTGACTGGGTTCAGCTTCACATCTGTGATGTAGACAACATGGTCCGTGAAGTTCTGGGCAGCGAAAATCCATCAAAACACAAGCTCTTCTGGAATGTG GTGGATATCTTTGTGCTGCAAGGCCGAATGGATGAAGCACGCCACTTGCTCTCCAAGGAAGCTATTGCAAATCCCACATCAATGAACATGTACAAAATCCTGGATGACTTGATGAAGAAGATGCCTGTGCCCAGT CTTGGTAACACCCAAACGTTGACTGAGATGGAGCTGAAATGGCAGCACTGGCATGAAGAATGTCAACGTTATCTACAGGATGGAACCTTTGCTTCCAATTCCCACATGGAATCCATCTGCAAG aTCCTGCTGGGAGATGAGAATGCCATActagaaaaaaaggaactcaTGACTACTTGGTACCACTTTCTGGTTACTCGACTCCTGTATTCACATCCAACTGTGAAGCCAATGGAACTGCGGTTCTATGCACAG TCTAGCATGGACATGTTCCTGGGTGAAGAAAGCAACCCTGAGCCTCTAGACACAATTTTAATGGCAGCCTTTGAATTTGAGCTTCACCAAGTGATCAAGGAGTGCAG CGTTGCTCTGAGCAACTGGTGGTTTGTGGCTCATCTGACTGACCTTCTGGATCACTGTAAACTCCTGCAATCTCACAATCTTTA TTTTGGTTCAAACATGCGTGAATTTCTTTTGCTAGAGTACGCCTCAGGACTCTTCTCCCACCACAG TCTGTGGCAGCTGGGGGTGGATTACTTTGACCACTGTCCAGAATATGGCAGGGTCTATTTGGAACTTCATATTGAGCGGATACCCCTTAACACAGAACAGAAGGCCCTCAAAGTGCTGAGGATCTGTGAGCAGAGACAGATGCATGAACAAG TCCGAAGCATCTGTAAAATCATGGCCATGAAAGCTCTGCGAAATAATCGGTTGGGCTCTGCCCTGTCTTGGAGCATCAGAGCCAAGGATGCAGCTTTTGCTACACTAATATCAGATCG ATTCCTTAAGGACTACTGCGAAAGGGGATACTTTTCTGACTTAGACCTCATTGATAATTTGGGACCATCCATGCTGCTTAGTGACCGGCTGACATTTCTTG GGAAGTACCGTGAATTCCACCGTCTGTATGGGGAGAAGCGGTTCTCTGAAGCTGCCAGGTTGCTTCTGATGCTGATGACTGCTCATATTGCCCCATGCTCCTTCTGGATGACCCTGCTGACAGATGCCCTtcccctgctggagcagaaagaG